One Filimonas effusa genomic window carries:
- a CDS encoding GNAT family N-acetyltransferase, whose protein sequence is MEHLVIRPLNNEDASKAVELILPIQQIEFNVPVTIDDQPDLLDIEACYHRTGGCFWGAFSGGQLVGTIALIVTPDNNGVIRKMFVKKEYRGKEAGIAQRLLNTLIKYSEHNGVIHLYLGTVEALKAAQRFYERNGFESIPKGNLPKSFPLMAVDTLFYSRKL, encoded by the coding sequence ATGGAACATTTAGTTATTCGCCCGCTAAATAATGAAGACGCTTCAAAAGCGGTGGAGTTGATACTTCCCATCCAGCAAATTGAATTTAATGTTCCCGTAACCATCGATGATCAGCCCGATCTGCTCGATATTGAAGCCTGTTATCATAGAACAGGCGGCTGTTTCTGGGGGGCATTCAGCGGCGGACAACTGGTAGGTACTATTGCTCTTATTGTAACTCCGGACAACAACGGTGTCATCAGGAAGATGTTTGTAAAAAAGGAATACCGGGGGAAGGAAGCGGGGATAGCGCAACGGCTGTTAAATACGCTGATAAAATACAGTGAGCATAATGGAGTCATTCACCTGTACCTGGGAACTGTAGAGGCGTTGAAAGCCGCCCAGCGATTTTATGAACGTAATGGTTTTGAAAGCATACCTAAGGGTAACTTGCCGAAAAGCTTTCCTTTAATGGCTGTTGATACCTTATTCTATTCCCGGAAGTTATGA
- a CDS encoding carboxymuconolactone decarboxylase family protein: MNNRIDITALEPAAYKAMYALEVTLQHSSLTKIQKELIKIRASQINGCAFCLDMHTKDALKYGETQQRIFLLNAWRETTLYTEEERVILQMTEEVTLVHQHGLSDETYAKAKQLFTDNQIAQILLSIATINTWNRLAISTNKPIGE; the protein is encoded by the coding sequence ATGAATAACCGTATCGACATCACAGCCTTGGAGCCTGCTGCCTATAAAGCGATGTATGCCCTGGAAGTTACGCTTCAGCATTCTTCGCTCACCAAAATCCAGAAAGAGCTGATAAAAATTCGCGCATCACAGATCAACGGATGTGCATTTTGCCTGGACATGCACACCAAAGACGCACTGAAGTATGGAGAAACCCAGCAACGGATCTTTCTACTGAACGCATGGCGGGAAACAACACTTTATACCGAAGAAGAACGCGTCATTCTCCAGATGACGGAAGAAGTTACTTTAGTCCATCAACATGGCCTGAGTGACGAAACATATGCAAAAGCCAAACAATTATTTACCGACAACCAAATCGCCCAGATACTGCTGTCCATTGCCACCATCAATACCTGGAACAGACTGGCCATAAGCACCAACAAGCCAATAGGAGAATAA
- a CDS encoding antibiotic biosynthesis monooxygenase, with product MPIHVAITRKVLPGKEEEFEVALRDFLGQSFAHEGVHGAMMITALKEDGKNEIGILRTFADERERDAFYNSKLFKDWDAYASTLTEDPVYRHLTGLEAWFRTPTPPPRWKMAVATLCGVFPTSLFLSFTVGPLIQKLPPPLRLLIIAGCMVALLTWVVMPVVTKVLRRWLKPVKP from the coding sequence ATGCCCATACATGTAGCTATCACCCGGAAGGTGCTTCCCGGAAAGGAAGAAGAATTTGAAGTGGCCCTTCGCGACTTTCTGGGACAATCTTTTGCACATGAAGGTGTGCACGGCGCCATGATGATCACCGCCTTAAAAGAAGATGGTAAAAACGAAATAGGGATTCTCAGAACCTTTGCCGATGAAAGGGAGCGTGATGCGTTTTATAATTCAAAACTTTTCAAGGATTGGGATGCTTATGCTTCCACATTAACCGAAGATCCGGTGTATCGTCATCTGACAGGACTTGAGGCATGGTTTCGTACGCCAACACCCCCACCCAGGTGGAAGATGGCTGTAGCTACTTTATGTGGTGTTTTTCCTACCAGCTTATTCCTTTCGTTTACGGTGGGGCCATTGATACAAAAGTTACCGCCGCCGCTGCGTTTGCTGATCATCGCTGGCTGCATGGTGGCGCTATTGACCTGGGTGGTAATGCCGGTAGTTACCAAAGTATTGAGGAGATGGCTGAAACCTGTAAAACCTTAG
- a CDS encoding NAD(P)H-binding protein — MNITISGSLGNIGRPLTKQLVAAGHTVTVISSNSDRKADIEALGARAAIGSVSNASFLKQALNDAAAVFAMTPPNMGGSNIINNTVDAGRAFATAIAETGVKHVVMLSSIGADAPGGTGPITGLHRIEKLYSELENVSVTFLRAGYFFTNFYNDVPLIKGAGIMGANFPATTPLALAHPEDIATAAADALRQSPEGKTVRYIVSDMRQPAEVAAELGKAIGLPTLPWVEFTDAQALAGMTQAGVPEEIAGLYTEMGTGIRNGIILADFQQTGSPANGKTKLEDFAKEFARKY, encoded by the coding sequence ATGAATATTACAATTTCAGGTTCTTTAGGAAACATAGGCCGCCCCTTGACAAAGCAGCTGGTAGCTGCAGGACATACCGTAACGGTGATCAGCAGCAACTCAGACAGGAAAGCAGATATTGAGGCTTTGGGCGCCAGGGCGGCCATTGGCTCGGTTAGCAACGCCAGCTTCCTGAAACAGGCCCTTAATGATGCAGCAGCAGTATTTGCGATGACACCTCCCAATATGGGCGGCAGCAATATCATTAACAACACAGTAGATGCAGGCAGGGCCTTTGCCACAGCTATTGCCGAAACCGGCGTAAAACATGTAGTAATGCTGAGCAGCATTGGCGCAGATGCTCCTGGTGGCACCGGACCTATCACAGGACTCCATCGTATTGAAAAATTATATAGTGAGCTGGAAAATGTATCAGTCACCTTCCTCAGAGCAGGCTACTTCTTTACCAATTTCTATAATGATGTTCCATTGATCAAAGGCGCGGGTATTATGGGTGCCAATTTCCCCGCAACCACTCCTTTAGCACTAGCACATCCGGAAGATATTGCAACTGCAGCAGCTGATGCACTCCGGCAATCACCCGAAGGAAAAACTGTGCGTTATATTGTAAGCGATATGCGTCAGCCGGCAGAAGTGGCTGCGGAATTAGGCAAAGCGATAGGATTGCCAACGCTTCCCTGGGTGGAATTTACCGACGCGCAGGCTTTAGCAGGTATGACGCAGGCAGGTGTACCGGAAGAAATCGCAGGCTTATATACCGAAATGGGTACAGGCATCCGTAACGGTATCATATTGGCCGACTTTCAGCAAACAGGCTCCCCGGCAAACGGAAAGACAAAGCTCGAAGACTTTGCAAAAGAGTTTGCGCGCAAGTACTAA
- a CDS encoding winged helix-turn-helix transcriptional regulator, whose amino-acid sequence MAAIKQSSTIQENKQYALDLCPVTYVMEKIGGYWKPIILYHLSTGDKRYSELKKAIPAITEKMLIQHLKQLEADSLVIREAKPVVPPFVTYRLSKAGQGLSPVIEAMANWAFRDREGAFSGGG is encoded by the coding sequence ATGGCAGCTATAAAACAGTCATCAACGATACAGGAAAACAAGCAGTACGCGCTTGATCTATGTCCCGTTACCTATGTAATGGAAAAAATAGGCGGCTATTGGAAGCCCATTATTCTCTACCATCTGTCAACCGGCGACAAGCGTTACAGTGAATTGAAAAAAGCCATCCCCGCGATCACGGAGAAAATGCTGATCCAGCATCTGAAGCAGCTGGAGGCTGATAGTCTCGTTATTCGGGAAGCAAAGCCGGTGGTGCCTCCTTTTGTAACATACCGGCTTAGTAAAGCAGGGCAGGGGCTTTCGCCTGTAATTGAAGCGATGGCTAACTGGGCATTCCGCGACAGGGAAGGGGCTTTCAGCGGGGGCGGCTAA
- a CDS encoding sugar O-acetyltransferase — protein MKTQKQRMFDGEPYDAHSKEMVDIRRQTKKLLHRLNVTEYYSENSQAILNELCPNSAKNIHFEPPFHCDYGDHIYAGDKVFINFGAVILDGAKVTIGARTMLAPGVHIYTAQHPLDADERDKWEDCKPVTIGERCWIGGHVTICPGVTIGDRCVIGAGSVVTRDIPADSLAVGNPARVIRKLNGTK, from the coding sequence ATGAAGACGCAAAAGCAAAGGATGTTCGATGGAGAGCCTTACGATGCTCATTCCAAAGAAATGGTAGACATCAGGAGGCAAACAAAGAAACTCCTGCACAGGCTGAATGTAACCGAGTACTATTCCGAAAACTCCCAGGCCATATTAAACGAGTTATGTCCTAACTCGGCTAAAAATATTCATTTCGAACCTCCGTTCCATTGTGATTATGGGGATCATATTTATGCCGGCGATAAAGTGTTCATCAATTTCGGAGCAGTCATTCTTGATGGCGCCAAGGTAACTATCGGCGCCCGCACCATGCTGGCTCCCGGTGTACATATTTATACTGCGCAGCACCCGCTTGATGCCGATGAGCGTGACAAGTGGGAAGACTGCAAGCCTGTGACAATAGGTGAGCGTTGCTGGATAGGTGGCCATGTTACTATATGTCCTGGTGTTACAATAGGCGATCGTTGTGTTATTGGCGCCGGTTCGGTAGTAACGAGAGATATACCAGCGGATTCCCTTGCTGTGGGTAATCCTGCACGCGTTATCAGGAAGTTGAACGGTACGAAATAG
- a CDS encoding site-specific integrase, whose protein sequence is MRTDKSFSIDFIIRKDKKDKTEGYLFARVTVDGENTEISLKEKIKVADWDSKSETVKGRGREAKSINDWIDDVRFKLKESRKALEVGRFRVTCNCVKDHYEGKHISQKPPESGHTMKELFRFHEKIEGNVKGDDMVNKIGETDEEEIQGEQRAKLKGGTLKNYVTTEKYVDNFLQHKYKKKDIDLFEFDYQAALELESYIRKYPLKKHDPCLGNGVYKHMERVIKMFGMAADMHWIKFNPFDAYVVKKKKIVRQRLTVEYFVFIENSTFHIDRLNFVRDLFIFDCYLGVSYVDLMALSDYHFEEIEGYLFCTIYRQKSVELAGIPVPQMAKKIMEKYRNTSAAKERGKIFPYISNKDFNNSLKIIGGILNLPLELDTRKARAFFAREVNLKNGVPLETVSKMMGHTKISTTKNIYADVDEEKIIEDTAHVQDRFNRKKEKYLKVV, encoded by the coding sequence ATGAGAACAGACAAGAGTTTTTCTATTGACTTCATTATCCGAAAAGACAAAAAGGATAAAACGGAAGGCTATCTATTTGCCCGTGTGACCGTAGACGGGGAGAACACAGAGATTTCATTGAAAGAGAAAATTAAGGTTGCCGATTGGGATTCTAAAAGCGAAACGGTAAAAGGAAGAGGCCGTGAAGCAAAAAGTATCAACGATTGGATAGACGATGTGCGGTTTAAGCTGAAGGAAAGCAGGAAGGCATTAGAGGTAGGCAGATTCCGTGTTACCTGCAATTGTGTGAAAGATCATTACGAGGGTAAGCATATCAGCCAGAAGCCGCCGGAATCAGGACATACAATGAAAGAGTTGTTTAGGTTTCACGAAAAAATAGAGGGCAATGTGAAAGGCGACGATATGGTGAATAAAATTGGGGAAACTGATGAAGAGGAAATACAGGGTGAGCAAAGGGCAAAATTGAAGGGCGGCACTTTAAAGAATTATGTTACTACTGAAAAGTACGTAGACAATTTTTTACAACACAAATATAAAAAGAAAGATATTGACCTTTTTGAGTTTGATTATCAGGCTGCGTTAGAGTTAGAAAGCTACATTAGGAAATACCCTTTAAAAAAACATGACCCCTGTCTAGGAAACGGGGTTTATAAACACATGGAAAGGGTGATTAAAATGTTTGGGATGGCTGCGGATATGCACTGGATAAAATTCAATCCTTTTGATGCGTATGTGGTAAAAAAGAAAAAGATTGTACGACAGCGTTTAACTGTTGAGTATTTTGTTTTCATTGAGAATAGCACATTTCATATTGACAGACTAAATTTCGTACGGGATTTATTCATTTTTGACTGCTATTTGGGCGTAAGCTACGTAGACCTTATGGCTTTATCCGACTATCACTTTGAAGAGATAGAAGGTTATCTTTTCTGTACCATATATAGGCAAAAAAGTGTGGAGTTGGCAGGGATACCGGTGCCACAGATGGCAAAAAAGATTATGGAGAAATATAGGAATACTTCTGCTGCAAAAGAGCGGGGTAAAATATTTCCATATATAAGCAATAAAGATTTCAACAATAGCTTAAAAATAATCGGTGGTATATTGAATTTGCCACTTGAACTTGATACCCGAAAGGCACGGGCGTTTTTTGCGCGGGAGGTCAATTTGAAAAATGGCGTTCCTTTGGAAACTGTGAGTAAGATGATGGGGCATACAAAAATCAGTACAACGAAAAACATTTATGCAGATGTCGATGAAGAAAAAATTATAGAGGACACCGCTCACGTACAAGATAGGTTTAACAGGAAAAAAGAGAAGTATTTAAAAGTCGTATAA
- a CDS encoding TRADD-N-associated membrane domain-containing protein, protein MDFFNITPTSIMSNLIKGIITGGKIVKRFAIAAGVLALASAIIAYCVDKKVLPYNSIVVIWILGGASALILIGISSYQMLIDQEEAAVEIKKVEDKIKESPTKSWELGRMKLESYLNRNLKQVQSIFVWTVIVMLFGFAVIWYGIIKLYQGGGSVDAAMLTTVSGLIIEVIGGSFLLIYKSTMKQAKEYVTVLERINAVGMSVQILDSISQNESKLQDQARAEIAKQLLELYGGIKK, encoded by the coding sequence ATGGACTTCTTCAATATAACTCCGACAAGTATAATGTCAAATCTAATTAAGGGCATTATTACTGGAGGAAAAATAGTCAAGAGATTTGCTATTGCGGCAGGAGTGTTAGCATTAGCATCTGCAATTATAGCTTATTGTGTAGACAAAAAGGTTCTTCCATATAATTCAATCGTTGTAATCTGGATTCTTGGAGGTGCATCGGCATTGATACTAATTGGTATTTCAAGCTATCAAATGTTAATTGATCAGGAAGAGGCTGCTGTAGAAATTAAGAAAGTCGAAGATAAAATTAAGGAAAGTCCTACGAAGTCATGGGAGCTAGGAAGAATGAAATTAGAAAGTTACCTTAATCGTAATCTTAAACAAGTGCAATCCATTTTCGTATGGACTGTTATTGTGATGTTGTTTGGTTTTGCGGTAATATGGTATGGAATCATAAAGCTGTACCAAGGTGGTGGCTCGGTGGATGCAGCTATGCTTACAACGGTTTCAGGGCTCATTATAGAAGTTATTGGCGGGTCGTTTCTTTTGATTTACAAGTCCACCATGAAACAGGCGAAAGAATATGTTACCGTACTAGAGCGGATTAATGCAGTAGGAATGTCGGTTCAAATATTAGATAGCATTAGTCAAAATGAGTCAAAGCTTCAAGATCAAGCTAGAGCAGAAATAGCGAAGCAGTTGTTAGAGTTGTACGGTGGAATTAAAAAGTAA
- a CDS encoding Abi-alpha family protein, with amino-acid sequence MSDKEFNIKSSTIEKGLELAKDFVGKLIGPTIEELGLFVSDNIKYLRFKNQVKILLKAKKYVEDNKISIKEVPIKILVPLLEKASLEESEELQDKWASMLANMVNSEKNFQNQIFPSILSQLSIEEFNELNELLNAEKDFRGMVAKYNRVRREYNLSTVKQIEELKEKISDLERTGMYLNLEEFECANLVRLGLIKKVPPSIYIPEFRTGGHYDSGEQWHALNAEYDADNNGYRLTELGEKFLEMCQLKTA; translated from the coding sequence ATGTCCGATAAAGAATTTAATATAAAGTCCAGCACTATAGAAAAGGGGTTGGAGCTTGCAAAAGACTTTGTAGGAAAATTAATTGGGCCCACTATAGAAGAATTAGGGCTTTTTGTTTCTGATAATATAAAGTATCTAAGATTTAAAAACCAAGTAAAAATACTTTTGAAAGCCAAAAAGTATGTAGAGGACAATAAAATATCAATTAAAGAGGTGCCGATTAAAATTCTCGTGCCTTTACTTGAGAAGGCATCATTAGAAGAAAGTGAAGAGCTACAAGACAAATGGGCAAGTATGCTTGCCAATATGGTAAATTCAGAAAAGAACTTCCAGAATCAAATTTTTCCTTCAATCTTAAGTCAATTATCAATTGAAGAATTTAATGAATTGAATGAGTTATTGAATGCTGAAAAAGATTTCAGGGGCATGGTTGCCAAGTATAACAGGGTAAGAAGGGAGTATAATCTTTCTACTGTCAAACAAATTGAAGAATTAAAAGAAAAAATTTCAGATTTAGAAAGAACAGGGATGTATCTAAACCTTGAAGAATTTGAATGCGCGAATTTGGTGCGCTTAGGATTAATAAAAAAGGTGCCTCCGTCGATTTATATTCCTGAATTTAGGACAGGAGGTCACTATGATTCAGGCGAGCAATGGCACGCCCTAAATGCGGAATATGATGCTGATAATAATGGGTATCGGCTTACAGAATTGGGTGAAAAATTTTTAGAAATGTGTCAACTAAAAACTGCATAA
- a CDS encoding SymE family type I addiction module toxin, protein MTAKVIPFNNNSRFLKVTSKSIFRSSKFIGCSYYKNVPWINLSGVWLQNAGFNTGDTISISIEENCLIISKAN, encoded by the coding sequence ATGACTGCCAAAGTAATACCATTCAACAACAACAGCAGGTTTTTAAAGGTCACATCTAAAAGCATTTTTAGATCATCCAAATTTATTGGATGCAGTTATTATAAAAATGTTCCGTGGATTAACCTATCGGGCGTCTGGTTACAAAATGCCGGTTTCAACACTGGCGATACAATTTCTATATCCATTGAAGAAAACTGCCTGATCATTTCTAAGGCCAATTAG
- a CDS encoding HEPN domain-containing protein — MSKLKHLSQQQLSLLKEFTGKIVQTIAPVQVLCYGTRHSNTYEWTTFNFDDTSVSHSSTVSYDLIVVTQNKENRPDHEIIQAIEQQAPAYKLNVTSVILKESAFDKSLSDGWRFFTTAYYRGAMLYDSNPSVIYVPQGPPEIRGLIHAIQQHWSYYFTGAKGFYNSAEDNLKRGWTSGVMLSLHQATQHTCMALLRAFTGYRSATHNLSRLLELIKNFSPEPSSIFPCNTAEERELFTILKNSYSDSRYKEDFTVPQEKVDVLMRRVKTLMEIAQVIYETRLQTFVLSAPITFPLLTKE, encoded by the coding sequence ATGTCAAAACTCAAGCATCTATCTCAACAACAATTAAGCTTGCTAAAGGAGTTTACCGGAAAGATAGTCCAAACAATCGCTCCTGTACAGGTTCTGTGCTATGGTACACGCCATTCCAATACTTACGAATGGACAACTTTCAACTTTGACGATACTAGCGTATCGCACAGTTCTACCGTATCTTATGATCTAATTGTAGTTACCCAAAACAAAGAGAACAGGCCCGATCACGAAATAATACAGGCCATTGAACAACAAGCTCCCGCGTATAAGTTGAACGTAACAAGTGTGATTTTAAAGGAATCAGCATTCGACAAATCACTTAGTGATGGTTGGCGTTTCTTTACCACAGCCTATTATAGAGGCGCAATGCTTTATGACAGTAATCCAAGCGTTATTTATGTGCCGCAAGGCCCGCCAGAGATACGCGGGCTTATTCACGCTATTCAACAACATTGGTCTTATTATTTTACCGGTGCCAAAGGCTTTTACAATTCAGCAGAAGATAATTTAAAACGCGGCTGGACAAGTGGGGTAATGCTTAGCTTACATCAAGCCACGCAACACACCTGCATGGCCCTATTACGAGCTTTTACAGGGTATAGGTCAGCTACTCATAACCTATCGCGTTTGTTGGAGTTGATAAAAAACTTTTCGCCTGAACCTTCCAGCATATTCCCATGCAACACCGCAGAAGAAAGAGAATTATTTACTATTCTTAAAAACAGCTATTCTGATTCACGGTACAAAGAGGATTTTACAGTTCCACAGGAAAAGGTGGACGTATTAATGCGCCGTGTTAAAACACTAATGGAAATTGCACAAGTAATTTATGAAACCCGCTTACAGACTTTTGTTTTAAGCGCTCCTATAACCTTTCCTCTTCTAACGAAGGAATAA
- a CDS encoding sensor histidine kinase, producing the protein MQATHASTKHALQNTSEQSATEKLRILELFVASFTHEVKNQIGAIHSACKFLDRPDKQTLYANIVREGIDDAYRLIENMLSTVKVNAGTLNITLQNEPFCFVNWLPAFLLPFQANPLFPTRIEADCCIGLDGLIITADKVKLGQILLNLLINAQKHAYRNTSINIKCNGDGKYVIIQTSNKGHTIPAEQLSKLFTPYFMLTNGHAGNGLGLHISKTYIEAMGGTITAKSANELTTFMIKIPIRPISNK; encoded by the coding sequence ATGCAAGCCACACACGCGTCTACCAAACACGCCTTGCAGAACACTTCTGAACAGTCCGCAACAGAAAAACTGCGTATACTGGAATTATTTGTAGCCTCTTTTACTCATGAAGTAAAAAACCAAATTGGCGCTATACACTCTGCATGTAAATTTTTAGATAGGCCAGACAAGCAAACCTTATATGCCAATATTGTCAGAGAAGGGATAGACGATGCTTACCGTTTAATCGAAAATATGCTTTCAACTGTAAAAGTGAACGCAGGCACTCTAAACATTACCCTTCAAAATGAACCGTTCTGTTTTGTAAACTGGCTACCAGCATTCCTTTTGCCCTTTCAGGCCAATCCTTTGTTCCCAACAAGAATTGAAGCAGATTGCTGTATAGGGCTAGATGGGTTAATAATAACGGCAGATAAAGTTAAATTAGGGCAAATCTTATTGAATCTACTTATTAATGCACAGAAGCATGCCTATAGAAATACCAGCATCAATATTAAATGTAATGGGGATGGTAAATATGTAATTATCCAGACCAGCAACAAAGGTCATACTATCCCGGCAGAGCAACTGTCAAAACTTTTTACCCCCTATTTTATGCTTACAAATGGACACGCTGGCAACGGCTTAGGGCTACATATAAGCAAAACATACATCGAGGCTATGGGAGGCACTATTACTGCTAAAAGTGCAAACGAGTTAACCACCTTCATGATCAAAATTCCGATACGACCTATTTCTAATAAATAA